The following coding sequences lie in one Rutidosis leptorrhynchoides isolate AG116_Rl617_1_P2 chromosome 6, CSIRO_AGI_Rlap_v1, whole genome shotgun sequence genomic window:
- the LOC139853861 gene encoding elongation factor 1-alpha-like produces the protein MATSGCQQLKATIGRGCLLTAVGGRRRPKMVIAVVGCCWWSPVFAGGCWRKLTAREGVIVLEETAGGAFDSKGSSSTAAGADACSSSFSFKKEKKKINVMVIGEQFAGKTTLIHQLLFKLGEFNELHELETLFTVTEDESSGCLDYEFETSNYYVTLRDAAGCWGELCNMISGVCSADCTLLVVDSRTEFSDVNQHALIAHTLGVKKIVCCCSKMDKVHFSEDTFTMVKDHVLSKLHQIGYNIHRVHVIPVAALKGLNLTEKPFEFEWFDGPTVIESLTLVPPPVSTYKALRLPVNVKSNDGRTSHVFGRIETGMVREGMKILVSPGYWRSKVLGIMRGSEPVSEVCSGFNVELKIAGVKDVEGGLVISDFKLDPVKEVTCFVANIFVLLHHPEEGEGDANAVVTVGFEGLMLCHGFAVEIEVVDIISIVDRLTGSKLVKGPGFIKEGDAALVQLIAHKPLVIERACNYPPLGRFYVVSGNGLPVFVGSILELNFNGQKEKQGNNNNKDKKGKKKLIN, from the exons ATGGCTACTAGTGGCTGTCAGCAGCTGAAGGCGACTATAGGTCGAGGATGCTTGTTGACGGCTGTCGGTGGTCGGCGGCGGCCTAAGATGGTGATAGCGGTGGTTGGTTGCTGCTGGTGGTCGCCGGTTTTTGCTGGTGGCTGCTGGAGGAAGCTAACTGCT AGGGAAGGTGTAATTGTACTCGAAGAAACGGCCGGAGGAGCGTTCGATAGTAAAG GATCCTCCTCTACTGCTGCTGGTGCTGATGCTTGTTCTTCTTCTTTCTCTTTtaaaaaagagaagaagaagattAATGTCATGGTGATTGGTGAACAGTTTGCTGGGAAAACAACTCTGATACACCAGTTGCTTTTTAAGCTTGGTGAATTTAATGAGTTACATGAGCTGGAAACGCTCTTTACTGTGACTGAGGATGAGAGTAGCGGTTGCTTGGACTACGAGTTTGAGACATCTAACTATTATGTCACCCTTCGCGACGCAGCTGGTTGCTGGGGAGAGCTGTGTAATATGATTTCTGGTGTTTGTTCAGCGGACTGTACTTTACTTGTTGTGGATTCGAGAACTGAATTTAGTGATGTAAATCAACATGCGCTAATAGCTCATACGCTAGGGGTCAAAAAAATTGTCTGCTGTTGCAGTAAG ATGGACAAGGTGCATTTCTCAGAAGACACTTTCACCATGGTCAAGGACCATGTGCTATCTAAGCTGCACCAAATAGGGTACAACATTCACAGGGTACACGTCATTCCCGTAGCTGCGTTGAAAGGACTCAATTTAACTGAGAAACCATTTGAATTTGAGTGGTTTGATGGACCCACTGTAATAGAGTCACTCACCCTCGTTCCCCCACCTGTTTCAACATATAAAGCATTAAGACTTCCTGTGAATGTGAAGTCAAATGATGGGAGAACCAGTCATGTTTTTGGCAGAATTGAAACGGGTATGGTAAGAGAGGGAATGAAAATACTTGTTTCACCTGGATACTGGAGGTCTAAAGTGCTGGGTATTATGAGGGGCTCGGAACCCGTTTCTGAAGTTTGTTCTGGATTTAATGTTGAACTCAAAATAGCTGGGGTGAAAGATGTCGAAGGAGGTTTGGTGATCTCAGATTTCAAACTAGATCCTGTAAAGGAAGTGACCTGTTTTGTTGCTAACATCTTTGTTTTACTACATCATCCTGAAGAGGGGGAAGGGGATGCTAATGCTGTGGTTACTGTTGGTTTCGAAGGCCTCATGCTATGTCATGGTTTTGCTGTAGAGATTGAAGTAGTTGACATCATTAGCATCGTGGACAGATTGACCGGTTCCAAATTGGTCAAGGGGCCTGGTTTTATTAAAGAGGGAGATGCTGCATTGGTCCAACTGATTGCCCATAAACCCTTGGTTATTGAGCGAGCCTGTAATTACCCGCCGTTGGGTCGCTTCTATGTTGTAAGCGGCAACGGACTTCCGGTCTTTGTTGGTTCCATCTTGGAGTTGAATTTTAATGGCCAGAAAGAGAAGCAAGGGAATAACAACAACAAAGACAAGAAAGGCAAGAAGAAGCTTATCAACTAG